GGTCGCGCAGGGCTATCACCGCGCACCAGACGCGCTGTCGCCAACCACGGCGGTGGTCTGGCATCTCACGTCGCAGCTCTGGGACGTCGGGGACAGGGTTGTCCTCGAGCAGCGCCGGTGCCGTTTGCGGTCCTGCATGCAGCGGTCGGATCGGCCGTTCGCCCTTCCGCGTCGCGCGGTGTTTGTCTTCACGGCAGATCCTGCGGATGCGCACGTGCGAGGGAACGTGACCCGGAGCCGGGCCCGCTACCTCTACCGACTCGACATCAGCGACACGTACGGGCAGGTCTTTCAGCGCGGCATCGCGGTCGCTATCGCGGGCAATGTCCACGCCACCGTCTCGGCCCGCCGAACCCTCACCGCGACCGACGTACCGACGCCCTAACGGGCAAGCCGCGCAGTGCGGCCGGTCCTCACCACGTCGGCGGAGTGCGGTATCTCCGTGGATCGTCGATCGGCCGAGTCGCGTCCTCCACGGGAGCAACGACCGTGCCGGGGAGCCGGGAGGCGAGCTTCACGAACAGCTGCCCGGACTGCTCGTTGGGCGACTCCATCGTCCACGCCGGCAACGACGAGAGGGCCGACCCGTGCCGGGTCGGCCCTCTCGTGCGTGCAGCTTGCTCTAGCTGTTCGCGCGGTACTCCTCGAGCAGGTCCGCGGAGATGCGGCCGCGCTCGGAGACCTTGTGGCCGTGCTCGCGCAGCCACTCGCGCGCGGCGCTGAGATCCTGCTTCGGAGCCGAACCGGCGGAGCGGCGCGGTGCGCCCTTGCCGGCAGTCGCGCGGCCGACGCGGCCGACGCGGCGGCCCTTGTCGACGTAGTCCTCGAGCGCAGTGCGCAGCTTGGCCGCGTTGTCGTCGCTGAGGTCGATCTCGTAGTTCACGCCGTCGAGCGCGAACGGGACGGTCTCACCCTGGCCCTCTTCGATCTGCGTGCCGTCGATGTCGTCAACGAGCGTGGTAACTACTTTGCGGGGCGGCCGCGCCGTCCAGGAGGGCAGCCCGCTCGCGCACGAGTTCTTCGGCATCCAGCAGGAGTACGGCTACCACGGCGACGCCCTCGGCAAGCTCGCCGCGGCGACGCTCACGAAGGCGCAGCACGTGGCCCTGCCGTCGTCCTCGGCGGCATCGAGGCGTCGCTCAGTCGCGACTCGTGGCGGAGCGCCCGCCCCGAGGTCGCCGAGTACCTCCGCCAGCTCGCGGCGTGGGGGTACACGCTGAGCGAGGTCGAGCAGCTCATCGTCGACACCGATGAGAAGCGCCGCGCCGCGCGCGACGCGGACGACGCTGCCGACGATGCCGAGGTGGACACTGAGGCCGCGGAAACGGACACGGACGCTGCCGAAGTGGACACGGTCACCGACGACGACGGCCCGAGCCCGTCAACGTGGATCCCGCGAGGAGGATCCGGAGCCCGACCCGGCCGAGGCCGCGTAGCCGCAGCGGGGCGCTCCCACTGGGAGCGCCCGCCCGCCGGGCACCACGAGCACACGGCCGCCGCGGGCGGCCGGCGAGGGGCGATCCCCTCGCGCTCCCCCGTCGACGGCGCACCGCGCCTCAGAAGGCCCGCGCGGTCACCCGCGGACGCGGCGCGGCCGGGCGGCTCACTCCCGCTCCCCCAGGACTGCGGCGATGCCATCCATGAGCGTGCGCGTCCCCCACCCGAGCAGGCCGACGTCGAACATCCGCGCGGTGAAGAACAGCCGTTGGTCCTCGGAGTCGCGGGCGATGTACGCCACGACGTCGTCGCCATGCACCACCTCGAGCTCCGCGTGCCGGTCGTACCGCTCGAACTGCTCGAGCCGGGACACCCGCCCGACGCCTGCACCACGAGCGCGAGGCCGCGGTACGCCACGTGCACCGGCTCCTCGCGGATCCGCTGCACTGATCGTCCGTCATCAGGTAGTCCACGCCGATGACATACGGCCGCCCATACCGCCGGCAGCCCCCGGCGTCGACGCTGGGCACTCCCCCGTCGACGCCGCCCTGTGGAGGACCATGGTGCGCCGCGCGCCGCCGCGCGCGGCTCGGCCGCGCTGGTCGCTGCGCTCCATCGGAGCCGCTGCGCGGCACAGCCACGGACCCTGCGGGCCGTTCTTATGCCGTGAAGCCTTCGGCAGTATGCGGTCGGCCGGCCGGAGCGCAAGCGGCTGCGCCGCCGGCTCCTCCGAGACTTTCGGGACGCGGTCGCAAGCTCCCTTATTTCGCCCCGAAACTCTCTCCCCCACCGCCCTACCGGGTTGCACTCCACCCGACCTCCCTAGAAGGCGACAAGCGCCTTCACGGCAAAAGAACGAGGAGGAGAGGAAGAACGATATGACTACCAGCACCGCCGCACCCCGTAAGACCACGGCCCCGCGGAAGAGCCCCGAGGAACGCAAGGCCCAGGCCGAGGCGCTGCACGCGAGTATCGCGGCCCAGATCGACGCGCTGCGCGACACTAACGAATGGCGCCGCTACCTCGACCGTGTGCGCGACTTCCACCAGTACAGCATCGGGAATCTGCTCCTCATCATGCAGCAGTGCCCCCCACGCCCGCGCCGTCGCGGGATTCCGGCAGTGGCAGGCCCGCGGCCGCCAAGTGCGCAAGGGCGAAAAGGCCATCCGCATATTCGGGTACAGCCAGAGAAGATCACCGAGGAAGACGCGCAGGGCGAGGAGACCGAACGCCGCATCCCCCGGTTCCCTATCCTCTCGGTCTTCGACGTGAGTCAGACGGATCCTGTCGACGGCGTGGAGGACGCCGAGCTCGTGCACGACCTCACCGGCACCACCGATCACGGCGTGATCGACGCCCTGACGGCGTTCCTCGCCGCCGAGGGCTGGACGGTCGCCCGCAAGCACCTCGACGGCGAGAGGAAGGGCTACGCCCGCCCCAGCGACCGATCCGTCGTCGTCGAGGTCGACGTCGCCCCGAGCAAGCCGCCAAGACCCTCATCCACGAGACCGCCCATGTCGTCCTCGGCCACACCGACGACCTGGCCGGGTACTGGGAGCACCGCGGGACCCACGAGACCGAGGCCGAGTCCGTCGCCTACGTCGTGGCCGGGGATGCTCGGC
The DNA window shown above is from Clavibacter michiganensis subsp. insidiosus and carries:
- a CDS encoding histone-like nucleoid-structuring protein Lsr2 yields the protein MPKNSCASGLPSWTARPPRKVVTTLVDDIDGTQIEEGQGETVPFALDGVNYEIDLSDDNAAKLRTALEDYVDKGRRVGRVGRATAGKGAPRRSAGSAPKQDLSAAREWLREHGHKVSERGRISADLLEEYRANS
- a CDS encoding ArdC-like ssDNA-binding domain-containing protein, giving the protein MTTSTAAPRKTTAPRKSPEERKAQAEALHASIAAQIDALRDTNEWRRYLDRVRDFHQYSIGNLLLIMQQCPPRPRRRGIPAVAGPRPPSAQGRKGHPHIRVQPEKITEEDAQGEETERRIPRFPILSVFDVSQTDPVDGVEDAELVHDLTGTTDHGVIDALTAFLAAEGWTVARKHLDGERKGYARPSDRSVVVEVDVAPSKPPRPSSTRPPMSSSATPTTWPGTGSTAGPTRPRPSPSPTSWPGMLGFDTSAYSIGYIAEWADCDPELVKNTATRVLAAAHHIAAVLDPDDPHDTPAAA